The Halovivax ruber XH-70 genome includes the window GAACCGGCGACCGATTGTCCGACGGTGATGAGCCCGGCGGCGACGAGGAGAATCGTGCCGAGCGCGACCTGCGTGACGTCCATTCGTGCCTGCACTTGTTCATACCCTGGTAAAAACACTACTGATTTTGAATAGATAAATAATTCCTGCCTGTTGTTCCAAGATTCGAAGATGGGCCGACCATCGATGACGGTGGAACCCGTTTCGGTGTGGCGTGTCGATACGTTTTCGACGCTTCGTCGAGAACGGTCACCGATGACTGACACGGTCGATCGGGCGACGCTACGACAGATCGCCGCGTACCAGTTCGGCGCGGGTGCTGGCGAGGCACTGTTCCCCGCCGGCGAATCGCGGACGATCACGCGGACGAGCGGCGGCCGTCCCCAGCAGATTCACGTCGACGACGAGCGACTGGTCTCGTTCGGCACCGACGGCCGCTACACGCTGGGTATCGAAGGTGGCCGACGGCTCGCCGAGGCGTTCGATCCGCCAGCCGGACGGATCGTCGTCGACGACGAGAGCGAACCGTTCGTCAGGGACGGCAAGAACGTCTTCGCGAAGTTCGTCTGCGACGTCGGGAGTGCGGTTCGCCCCGGAGACGAGGTGCTCGTCTCCCACGAACGCGGCGACCTC containing:
- a CDS encoding PUA domain-containing protein → MTDTVDRATLRQIAAYQFGAGAGEALFPAGESRTITRTSGGRPQQIHVDDERLVSFGTDGRYTLGIEGGRRLAEAFDPPAGRIVVDDESEPFVRDGKNVFAKFVCDVGSAVRPGDEVLVSHERGDLLAVGRAELSAEGIRDFETGMAVKVRESVERR